The following are from one region of the Sorghum bicolor cultivar BTx623 chromosome 2, Sorghum_bicolor_NCBIv3, whole genome shotgun sequence genome:
- the LOC8081576 gene encoding potassium transporter 22: MAQQAAGTVAVCTAAAAAEGRNKAAAANKQQQASSCCSEHDEDMADLELALELPMGVQRQDSLYRDATRAGGGGGNGNQQQEGWARTLRLAFQCVGVLYGDIGTSPLYVYSSTFTGGIRDVDDLLGVLSLIIYSFLLFTIIKYVYIALRANDDGDGGTLALYSLISRHAKVSLVPNHQPEDELHTTDDAAVLGKRGSMRRRSVQLASHREQRAVWVKELLETSKPVRISLFFLTIVATAMVISDACLTPAISVLSAVGGLKEKAPNLTTDQIVWITVGILVVLFGVQRFGTDKVGYLFAPVVLLWLVLIGGVGVYNLVKHDMSVLRAFNPKYILDYFRRNGRDAWVSLGGVLLCFTGTEALFADLGYFSVRSIQLSFGFGLVPAVLLAYMGQAAFLRRYPEQVANTFYQSTPESMFWPTFVLALAASVIGSQAMISCAFATISHSQALGCFPRVKVLHTSRQYQGQLYIPEVNLLLAVVACVVTLAFKTTTVIAEAHGICVVLVMLITTLLLTLVMLLVWRVNAACVALFFAVFAAAESVYLSSVLYRFAHGGYIPVAMSALLVAVMVLWHYVHVKRYEYELERTVSHESVVRDLLPRCRTVPGVGLFYTDLVQGIPPLFPHLVDKIPSIHAVLLFVSVKHLPVPHVDATERFLFRQVTNSTGNGNGNVAATGSTLTPGSSPRVFRCVARYGYRDPLEEARDFAASLVERLQYYVRDVNLYGVDHQQPGAKVSYPSSRCDSMVLRRQRSVMMLRQSSAASYYSYTTETAATTQQQQLARARSTSGGMAMGILHHSSSASCAERAEQLARARSTGIFAEEMLTPAESFSELSRMGSIGGMQQHQAAAAAVKISLEEMARIEEEQRFIEREMDKGVVYILGESEVVARPHSSLLKKLLVNYAYAFLRNNCRQGEKMLAIPKSQLLKVGMSYEI, from the exons ATGGCCCAGCAAGCAGCAGGCACGGTGGCGGtgtgcacggcggcggcggcggcggaggggcggaacaaagcagcagcagcaaacaAGCAGCAGCAGGCGAGCAGCTGCTGCTCCGAGCATGATGAGGACATGGCGGACCTGGAGCTGGCGCTGGAGCTGCCGATGGGCGTGCAGCGGCAGGACTCGCTGTACAGGGACGCGACgagggcgggcggcggcggcggcaacgggAACCAGCAGCAGGAAGGGTGGGCGCGGACTCTGAGGCTGGCGTTCCAGTGCGTGGGCGTCCTGTACGGCGACATCGGGACGTCGCCGCTGTACGTGTACTCGAGCACCTTCACCGGCGGCATCCGAGACGTCGACGACCTCCTGGGCGTGCTCTCCCTCATCATCTACAGCTTCCTCCTCTTCACCATCATCAAGTACGTCTACATCGCGCTCAGAGCAAACGACGACGGGGACG GCGGTACTTTGGCCCTCTACTCGCTCATCTCACGGCACGCCAAGGTTAGCCTGGTGCCCAATCACCAGCCGGAGGACGAGCTGCACACGACGGACGACGCCGCCGTGCTGGGCAAGCGCGGCAGCATGCGGCGGCGGTCGGTGCAGCTGGCGTCGCACCGGGAGCAGCGGGCGGTGTGGGTGAAGGAGCTGCTGGAGACGAGCAAGCCCGTGCGCAtctccctcttcttcctcaccATCGTCGCCACCGCCATGGTCATCAGCGACGCCTGCCTCACGCCCGCCATCTCCGTCCTCTCCGCCGTCGGAGGACTCAAAGAGAAAGCGCCAAACCTCACCACAG ACCAGATCGTGTGGATCACTGTTGGTATCCTGGTGGTTCTGTTCGGCGTGCAGCGTTTCGGCACCGACAAGGTGGGTTACCTGTTCGCCCCCGTGGTGCTGCTTTGGCTGGTCCTCATCGGCGGCGTGGGCGTGTACAACCTGGTGAAGCACGACATGAGCGTCCTCCGCGCCTTCAACCCAAAGTACATCCTGGACTACTTCCGGCGGAACGGCAGGGACGCCTGGGTCTCCCTCGGCGGCGTCCTCCTCTGCTTCACCGGCACGGAGGCGCTCTTCGCCGACCTGGGCTACTTCAGCGTGCGCTCCATCCAGCTGAGCTTCGGCTTCGGCCTCGTCCCGGCCGTGCTCCTCGCCTACATGGGGCAGGCCGCCTTCCTCCGGCGGTACCCGGAGCAGGTGGCCAACACCTTCTACCAGTCCACGCCGGAGTCCATGTTCTGGCCAACCTTCGTGCTGGCGCTGGCGGCGTCGGTGATCGGCAGCCAGGCCATGATCTCCTGCGCCTTCGCCACCATCTCCCACTCGCAGGCGCTGGGCTGCTTCCCGCGGGTCAAGGTCCTGCACACGTCGCGCCAGTACCAGGGCCAGCTCTACATCCCGGAGGTGAACCTGCTGCTCGCCGTCGTCGCCTGCGTCGTCACGCTCGCGTTCAAGACCACCACCGTCATCGCCGAGGCGCACGGCATCTGCGTCGTCCTCGTCATGCTCATCACCACGCTGCTGCTCACACTCGTCATGCTCCTGGTGTGGCGCGTCAACGCCGCCTGCGTCGCGCTCTTCTTCGCCGTCTTCGCCGCCGCCGAGTCCGTCTACCTCTCCTCCGTGCTCTACCGCTTCGCGCACGGCGGATACATCCCCGTCGCCATGTCCGCGCTGCTGGTGGCGGTCATGGTGCTGTGGCACTACGTGCACGTCAAGCGCTACGAGTACGAGCTGGAGCGCACGGTGTCGCACGAGAGCGTCGTGCGGGACCTGCTGCCGCGATGCCGCACCGTCCCCGGCGTCGGGCTCTTCTACACGGACCTGGTGCAGGGCATCCCGCCGCTGTTCCCGCACCTGGTGGACAAGATCCCATCCATCCACGCCGTCCTGCTCTTCGTCTCCGTCAAGCACCTGCCGGTGCCGCACGTAGACGCAACGGAGAGATTCCTATTCAGGCAGGTCACCAATTCCACCGGCAACGGCAACGGCAATGTCGCCGCCACCGGCAGCACCCTCACCCCCGGCAGCAGCCCCCGGGTGTTCCGGTGCGTGGCGCGCTACGGCTACCGTGACCCGCTGGAGGAGGCCAGGGACTTCGCGGCCAGCCTGGTGGAGCGCCTCCAGTACTACGTCCGCGACGTCAACCTCTACGGCGTGGACCACCAGCAGCCAGGGGCCAAGGTCAGCTACCCGAGCTCGCGCTGCGACAGCATGGTGCTGCGGCGACAGAGGTCCGTCATGATGCTGCGCCAGTCGTCCGCCGCGTCCTACTACTCATACACCACGGAGACGGCGGCGAcgacccagcagcagcagctggcgaGGGCCAGGTCCACGTCCGGGGGCATGGCCATGGGCATCCTCCACCACTCGAGCTCGGCGTCGTGCGCGGAGAGGGCCGAGCAGCTGGCCCGCGCCAGGTCCACGGGCATCTTCGCGGAGGAGATGCTCACGCCGGCGGAGTCCTTCTCGGAGCTGTCGCGGATGGGGAGCATCGGCGGCATGCAGCAGCAccaggcagcggcggcggcggtgaagaTCAGCCTGGAGGAGATGGCTCGGATCGAGGAGGAGCAGCGGTTCATCGAGCGGGAGATGGACAAGGGGGTGGTGTACATCCTCGGGGAGAGCGAGGTGGTGGCGCGGCCGCACTCGTCGCTGCTCAAGAAGCTCCTCGTCAACTACGCCTACGCTTTCCTCCGAAACAACTGCCGCCAGGGGGAGAAGATGCTCGCCATTCCAAAGTCGCAGCTGCTCAAGGTCGGCATGTCCTACGAGATCTGA